A single window of Cytobacillus dafuensis DNA harbors:
- a CDS encoding metallophosphoesterase encodes MLNVCKLNLNPQKRVIIISDIHAKLSLFIKLLEKVHYTEDDYLFINGDLCEKGQNSLELVRYVKKMTEQSSNIFVTKGNCDVLYRYALAGNEKILQYMKVRRNSLLNEMLEEQHQSLENLSDVHQVANVYELHYKEELAWLEALPVAYDTERFLIVHAGIENRPDWEKSTEEYALSVDSFYEKGHQVNKMVIVGHWPAINYRFQAESSNNPIIDHEKRIIAIDGGNQIKSDGQLNALIFEQNQFSFQFVDEIAEERKVKNEYIDQTNRVGTVTYPNYEMAIIRREPYFTLCENVKLGIKQWIKNEYLVEKDERVYCKDDLSTTFLSVQQDEVVKVLDAQQAGYILIKKNNGLVGWVPIEVI; translated from the coding sequence ATGTTAAATGTATGTAAACTAAACTTAAATCCCCAAAAACGAGTCATTATTATTTCGGATATTCATGCGAAATTATCTTTATTTATAAAGCTTCTAGAAAAGGTCCATTATACGGAAGATGATTATTTATTTATTAATGGTGACCTATGCGAAAAGGGACAAAACAGTTTGGAGCTTGTTCGCTATGTGAAAAAGATGACGGAACAATCTTCAAATATTTTTGTCACGAAAGGAAACTGTGATGTTTTGTATCGATATGCCTTAGCAGGGAATGAAAAGATTCTTCAGTATATGAAGGTGAGAAGGAATTCACTATTAAATGAAATGCTGGAGGAACAGCATCAATCTTTAGAAAACCTCAGTGATGTCCACCAGGTCGCGAACGTATATGAGCTTCATTATAAGGAGGAATTGGCATGGCTGGAGGCATTGCCTGTCGCTTATGATACTGAGCGTTTTCTGATCGTTCATGCAGGTATTGAGAATCGGCCAGACTGGGAGAAAAGTACGGAAGAGTATGCCCTGTCCGTGGATTCTTTTTATGAAAAAGGGCATCAAGTAAATAAAATGGTCATCGTCGGGCACTGGCCGGCTATCAATTATCGTTTTCAAGCCGAAAGCTCGAACAATCCGATTATTGATCACGAAAAAAGAATCATCGCCATTGATGGCGGTAATCAGATTAAAAGTGATGGCCAACTGAATGCTCTTATTTTCGAACAAAATCAATTCTCGTTTCAGTTTGTTGATGAGATTGCCGAGGAACGAAAAGTAAAAAATGAATATATTGATCAAACGAATCGAGTTGGTACTGTAACCTATCCGAATTATGAAATGGCCATTATTCGTAGAGAGCCTTATTTTACGCTTTGTGAAAATGTAAAACTTGGAATCAAGCAATGGATTAAAAATGAGTATTTAGTAGAAAAAGATGAACGTGTGTATTGTAAAGATGATTTAAGCACAACATTTCTCTCCGTTCAGCAAGATGAGGTTGTAAAGGTACTGGATGCTCAGCAAGCAGGCTATATCTTAATTAAAAAGAATAATGGACTCGTAGGATGGGTGCCGATTGAAGTGATATGA